From the genome of Brassica napus cultivar Da-Ae unplaced genomic scaffold, Da-Ae ScsIHWf_1053;HRSCAF=1479, whole genome shotgun sequence, one region includes:
- the LOC111204660 gene encoding putative RNA methyltransferase At5g10620, which yields MAISFMVTCHLKQPYASASPTPHDKGRACRYTGQAVRALPIRVITVGKKRSEGVRLLVDEYKTKLKPYCSFEDSLVRSNPRNAQDVRAQVEDEEVAVMKLIGPDVWVVVLDERGRDVDSEQMAELLGDAGNSGASRISFCIGGAYGHGSEVRKRANVTIRLSSMVLNHQIALVVLMEQLYRAWTILKGQNYHH from the exons atggcgaTCTCTTTCATGGTTACTTGTCACCTGAAGCAGCCTTACGCATCTGCTTCTCCTACTCCTCATGATAAAG GAAGAGCATGTAGATACACGGGCCAAGCAGTG AGAGCTCTGCCGATACGTGTGATAACAGTGGGGAAAAAGAGATCGGAAGGTGTTCGACTCTTGGTCGATGAGTACAAGACCAAGCTTAAACCGTATTGCTCCTTTGAGGATTCTTTGGTTCGCTCCAATCCTCGAAATGCTCA GGATGTTAGAGCTCaggttgaggatgaagaagtggCTGTGATGAAGCTTATTGGGCCTGATGTTTGG GTTGTGGTGCTTGACGAGAGAGGCCGTGACGTTGATTCAGAACAGATGGCTGAGTTACTTGGGGATGCAGGCAATAGT GGAGCTTCGAGGATATCGTTTTGTATAGGTGGAGCTTATGGACATGGAAGTGAAGTGAGGAAGCGAGCTAATGTGACCATTAGACTCTCCTCCATGGTCCTGAATCATCAGATAGCTCTTGTTGTACTTATGGAACAGCTTTACAG GGCATGGACTATTCTCAAGGGCCAAAATTACCATCATTGA